A single genomic interval of Monodelphis domestica isolate mMonDom1 chromosome X, mMonDom1.pri, whole genome shotgun sequence harbors:
- the P2RY4 gene encoding P2Y purinoceptor 4 translates to MANLDTLMLTSPGPSPGPGPGSDDMEVDCWFDEEFKFILLPVSYAVVFVLGLALNIPTLFLFLFRLHPWDATATYMFHLALSDTLYVLSLPTLIYYYAARNDWPFGTGLCKFIRFLFYWNLYSSVLFLTCISVHRYLGICHPLRALRWGRPHIASLICLAVWLTVAVCLVPNLFFVTTSTRGATTLCHDTTKPEYFDHYVHFSSAVMALLFGLPFLVILVCYGLMARRLWRPPPGAAHSSTRLRSLRTIAVVLTVFAVSFVPFHITRTIYYLARLLEADCQTLGIVNITYKVTRPLASANSCLDPVLYLLTGDKYRRQLQHLCCKKPNQVPAVSSLALVSRSEDGSCR, encoded by the coding sequence ATGGCCAACCTCGACACCTTGATGCTCACCTCTCCTGGCCCATCCCCTGGCCCCGGTCCTGGCAGTGACGACATGGAGGTAGACTGCTGGTTTGACGAGGAATTCAAGTTCATCCTGCTTCCTGTGAGCTATGCTGTGGTCTTTGTGCTGGGCCTGGCCCTCAACATCCCTaccctgtttctgtttctgttccgCCTTCACCCCTGGGACGCCACGGCCACCTACATGTTCCATCTGGCACTGTCTGACACACTCTACGTGCTCTCCTTGCCCACCCTCATCTATTACTATGCGGCCCGCAACGACTGGCCCTTTGGGACTGGCCTCTGCAAGTTTATCCGTTTCCTCTTTTACTGGAACTTGTACAGCAGCGTCTTATTTCTTACATGTATCAGTGTGCATCGCTACCTGGGCATCTGCCACCCACTGCGGGCACTCCGCTGGGGCCGCCCGCACATCGCCAGCCTCATCTGCTTAGCCGTCTGGCTGACCGTGGCTGTCTGCCTAGTGCCCAACCTCTTCTTTGTCACCACCAGTACGCGAGGTGCCACCACCCTGTGTCACGATACCACAAAACCTGAGTATTTTGACCACTACGTCCATTTCAGCTCTGCAGTCATGGCTCTGCTCTTTGGCCTCCCCTTTCTGGTTATCCTGGTGTGCTACGGTCTCATGGCCCGGCGTCTGTGGCGGCCCCCGCCAGGTGCTGCCCACTCCTCCACCCGCCTCCGCTCCCTGCGCACCATTGCTGTGGTTCTGACAGTCTTTGCTGTCAGCTTTGTGCCCTTCCATATCACCCGCACCATCTACTACTTGGCCCGCCTCTTGGAGGCAGACTGTCAAACACTGGGCATTGTCAATATTACCTACAAGGTGACCCGCCCACTGGCCAGTGCCAACAGCTGCCTGGATCCCGTGCTCTACCTTCTCACGGGGGATAAGTACCGGCGGCAGCTACAGCATCTCTGTTGCAAAAAGCCAAATCAAGTCCCTGCAGTCTCCTCCTTGGCACTTGTGTCCCGCTCAGAGGATGGCAGCTGCAGGTAG